One window of the Bradyrhizobium septentrionale genome contains the following:
- a CDS encoding MT-A70 family methyltransferase yields the protein MIGARLVTARLGYNRYSEGTTIVGASELVGVHPKMVERSKAILEKSKLAADAIADGRLSLNSADMFIQLAEADQCRIVATCDDKKSFKREVQEARRDHRQKNPPIVPAGRYSVIVSDPPWEVDKTPYSTMSLDEIDKFHRLLLAEKAADSCYLFLWTTAAFLPSAGELVASWGWTYLFPMTWHKDRGPQHPNRPQYNGEFIIEVVKTDARSVCTSNLLRYDHSHVQEPA from the coding sequence ATGATCGGCGCACGTCTGGTCACGGCGCGGCTTGGTTACAACAGATACAGTGAAGGTACGACAATTGTCGGAGCTTCAGAGCTGGTCGGTGTTCACCCGAAGATGGTTGAGCGCAGTAAAGCGATCTTGGAAAAGTCGAAACTCGCCGCGGATGCGATCGCCGATGGGCGGCTATCACTGAACTCCGCGGACATGTTTATTCAGCTTGCGGAAGCTGATCAGTGCCGGATTGTCGCTACGTGTGACGACAAAAAGTCTTTCAAAAGGGAGGTCCAAGAAGCGCGCCGCGATCACCGGCAAAAAAATCCGCCAATAGTGCCTGCTGGCCGCTATTCCGTCATCGTCTCGGATCCGCCCTGGGAAGTCGACAAGACCCCCTATTCGACGATGTCCCTCGATGAGATCGACAAATTTCACCGGCTGTTGCTGGCGGAGAAAGCTGCTGACAGCTGCTACCTCTTTCTCTGGACAACGGCAGCCTTTTTGCCATCTGCCGGTGAGCTCGTGGCATCGTGGGGATGGACTTACCTGTTCCCGATGACCTGGCACAAAGATCGCGGTCCACAGCACCCGAACAGGCCACAATACAACGGTGAGTTCATCATCGAAGTTGTGAAAACGGATGCTCGTTCCGTTTGTACCAGTAATCTCCTGCGCTATGACCATAGCCACGTTCAAGAGCCTGCTTGA
- a CDS encoding IS3-like element ISRj2 family transposase (programmed frameshift) yields the protein MTKKSRRMHSPAFKAKVALAAVKGDKTLAELAQLFDVHPNQITIWKNQLLEGAAGVFGHDKASAETPVDLKALHAKIGELALENGFFVRRAHQGGPAERKAMIDRGHDLSIVRQAKVLKLARSTVYYEPRPVSAEDLALMRRLDELHLDYPFAGARMQRSLLRREGVYAGRRHIATLMKRMGIEAVYRRPNTSKPAPGHKIYPYLLRGLKIERPDQAWAMDITYIPMRRGFVYLAAVVDVFSRRVLAHRVSITMEAAFCVEAVQEALAKHGRPEIFNTDQGSQFTSLEFTDVLLDAKIAISMDGKGAWRDNVFVERLWRTVKYEEVYLRAYDSVSEARASIAKYLAFYNQGRPHSSLDGRTPDEAYFGTQAMVMAA from the exons ATGACGAAGAAGAGCCGCCGGATGCATTCTCCGGCATTCAAGGCGAAGGTTGCTTTGGCTGCGGTCAAAGGCGACAAGACGCTGGCGGAGCTGGCGCAACTGTTTGATGTTCATCCGAACCAGATCACGATCTGGAAAAACCAGCTCCTGGAAGGCGCCGCCGGCGTGTTTGGGCATGACAAGGCGTCGGCCGAGACGCCGGTCGATTTGAAGGCGTTACATGCCAAGATCGGCGAGCTGGCGTTGGAAAACG GATTTTTTGTCCGGCGCGCTCACCAAGGCGGGCCTGCTGAGCGCAAAGCGATGATCGACCGCGGTCATGATCTTTCTATCGTGCGCCAGGCGAAGGTCCTGAAGCTGGCTCGCAGCACGGTCTACTATGAACCTCGGCCAGTTTCGGCCGAGGACCTTGCCTTGATGCGTCGGCTCGATGAGCTGCATCTCGATTATCCCTTCGCGGGAGCGCGTATGCAGCGATCGTTGCTGCGGCGGGAGGGCGTATACGCCGGTCGCCGCCACATCGCGACGCTGATGAAGCGCATGGGGATCGAGGCGGTCTATCGTCGCCCGAACACGAGTAAGCCGGCACCGGGTCACAAGATCTACCCGTACCTGTTGCGCGGATTGAAGATCGAGCGGCCCGACCAGGCGTGGGCAATGGACATCACCTACATTCCGATGCGGCGTGGCTTCGTCTATCTCGCGGCGGTCGTCGATGTGTTCAGCCGACGGGTCCTGGCCCATCGCGTCTCGATCACAATGGAGGCGGCCTTCTGCGTCGAAGCGGTCCAGGAGGCGTTGGCGAAGCACGGCAGGCCCGAGATTTTCAACACGGACCAGGGCAGCCAGTTCACCAGCCTCGAGTTCACCGATGTGCTGCTGGACGCGAAGATCGCCATCAGCATGGACGGCAAGGGCGCCTGGCGCGACAACGTGTTTGTCGAGCGGCTCTGGCGCACGGTCAAATACGAAGAAGTTTATCTCCGCGCCTACGACAGCGTGTCCGAGGCGCGAGCGTCAATTGCCAAGTATCTGGCCTTCTACAATCAGGGACGCCCTCACTCGAGCCTTGACGGGCGCACGCCCGACGAGGCTTACTTCGGCACGCAAGCTATGGTGATGGCCGCATGA
- a CDS encoding helix-turn-helix domain-containing protein, with the protein MNVVRKLGRDKRSASSGTANVNPRRDARTVGIEHRNAKRALTIAEFCARYSIGRTHAYAEIGARYLPAIKVGRRTLIRVEDAEAWLASRPSLQNRQQGRGE; encoded by the coding sequence ATGAACGTCGTCAGAAAACTTGGACGAGATAAAAGGTCGGCAAGCTCAGGCACAGCCAACGTCAATCCCCGCCGTGATGCGCGAACCGTTGGCATTGAGCATCGGAACGCCAAGCGTGCCCTCACCATTGCGGAATTTTGCGCACGCTATTCGATTGGTCGTACGCACGCTTACGCTGAAATCGGCGCACGTTATCTCCCAGCGATCAAGGTCGGAAGGCGGACGCTGATCCGTGTCGAGGACGCTGAAGCTTGGCTGGCAAGCCGGCCAAGCCTCCAGAACCGGCAACAGGGGCGCGGTGAATGA